The following proteins come from a genomic window of Bradyrhizobium paxllaeri:
- a CDS encoding pyridoxal phosphate-dependent aminotransferase, with translation MLESTLRDRATALLTPSARSDVPPFMVMDVMAAAARIEAAGGHVIHMEVGQPAASAPKVAIAAAHAALDAARIDYTSALGLPTLRARVARHYRDTYGCMVESDRIVVTTGSSGGFILAFLSMFEPGDRVAVTVPGYPPYRHILTALGCEPVLIETSSATRHALTGEALLAAHRKSPLKGVLVGSPANPTGTMMSREALTGLIEAAEGAGIRFISDEIYHGLDYAFPAVTAAELSPHALVINSFSKYFCMTGWRVGWMVVPEPLVRPIERLQQNLSISVPTLSQIAAEAAFEGRDEMEAIKHGYEENRRILIEGLPKAGLTKFLPADGAFYLYADVSDFTSDSFEFASRMLEKAHVAATPGVDFDPIHGRSFIRFSYARSADEMREAVTRIARWLR, from the coding sequence ATGCTGGAATCGACACTTAGAGACCGCGCAACAGCGCTATTGACGCCCTCGGCACGGAGCGACGTTCCGCCCTTCATGGTGATGGACGTGATGGCGGCTGCAGCCCGCATCGAAGCGGCCGGAGGTCATGTCATTCACATGGAAGTGGGGCAGCCGGCGGCGTCCGCGCCCAAGGTCGCGATCGCAGCGGCGCATGCCGCGCTCGACGCGGCGCGGATCGACTACACCTCGGCGCTCGGCTTGCCGACGCTGCGCGCGCGAGTCGCCCGGCACTATCGCGATACGTATGGCTGCATGGTCGAGTCTGACAGGATCGTGGTCACGACCGGCTCGTCGGGCGGCTTCATTCTGGCGTTTCTGTCGATGTTCGAGCCCGGCGACCGTGTGGCGGTCACGGTGCCGGGTTATCCGCCGTATCGGCATATCCTGACCGCGCTCGGCTGCGAGCCGGTGCTGATCGAGACATCGAGCGCGACGCGCCATGCCCTGACCGGCGAGGCGTTGCTGGCCGCGCATCGCAAGTCGCCGCTGAAGGGCGTGCTGGTCGGCAGCCCCGCCAATCCGACGGGAACGATGATGTCGCGCGAAGCGCTCACCGGGCTGATCGAAGCGGCGGAAGGCGCCGGGATCCGCTTCATTTCCGACGAGATCTATCACGGCCTCGACTATGCGTTCCCGGCCGTGACGGCGGCTGAACTGTCGCCGCATGCGCTCGTGATCAATTCGTTCTCGAAATATTTCTGCATGACCGGCTGGCGGGTCGGCTGGATGGTGGTGCCGGAGCCGTTGGTGCGCCCGATCGAGCGGCTGCAGCAGAACCTGTCGATCTCGGTGCCGACGCTGTCGCAGATCGCGGCCGAAGCGGCCTTCGAGGGCCGCGACGAGATGGAGGCGATCAAGCACGGCTATGAGGAGAACCGCCGCATCCTGATCGAGGGACTGCCGAAGGCTGGCCTCACCAAGTTCCTGCCCGCGGATGGCGCGTTCTATCTCTACGCCGATGTCTCGGATTTCACCTCCGACAGTTTCGAGTTTGCAAGCCGCATGCTGGAGAAGGCGCATGTGGCGGCAACGCCGGGCGTCGATTTCGATCCGATTCACGGCCGCAGCTTCATCCGCTTCTCCTACGCGCGCTCGGCCGACGAGATGCGCGAAGCGGTGACACGCATTGCGCGCTGGCTTCGTTAG